The Chitinibacter bivalviorum genomic interval AATTTGGCGGGAATAACCCCGAGGCTGGCCTCGATTGCAGCGGTTTGGTGAAATACGTTTACAAAAATGCTTTGCAAGTTGATCTGCCCCGTACCGCCGCCGAGATGGCGCAGGTTGCCAGACCCGTGGATAGCAGCAAGCTGCAAGCGGGAGATTTGGTGTTTTTTAATACCTTAGGCCATTCGTTTTCGCACGTCGGCATTTATCTGGGTGATGGGCAGTTTATTCATGCGCCATCGAGTAAAGGTAAGGTTCGGATTGAGTCATTAAGTAATAGTTATTTTTCTGCCCGCTTTGAGGGCGGACGCAGTTTAATGGCCAATCAATAGGCATTTCTGAGCGCATCAAACTGCCGCTCCCCTTCAAAATTCACCCGATGACCGCATAGCCCCTGCTGGGGATAGACCCAATACGCTTTGTGAATTCCCTTTGCTACATTGAATAAGTCGTTTACGCCCTATAGACCAAGGCTTTTCAATGTTGATTCGTCCTACGCAACTTTCCGATCTTGATGCCATTCTGGCGCTGGCCAGCAGTGCAGGGGTTGGTGTGACGACCTTGCAGGCTAATCCAGAGCGATTTATCAAGCGCATTCAAGCCAGTATCGATAGTCTCAATGGCTTACCTGAATTAGGTCAGGCCAGTTATCTATTCGCTTTGGAAGATGATGAAACAGGGCAACTGGCGGGTATTTGTGGCATTGAGAGTGCCGTCGGGCTTGATGATACTTGGTATAACTACCGCGTTGGTTTGTCGGTGCATGCCTCGCGTGAGCTTGATATTTATAAGCAATTACCAACGCTCTTTTTGACGTCAGATTTAACGGGCGCCAGCGAGCTTTGTACGCTGTTTTTGGCGCCGGAATATCGCAAAGATGGCAATGGCGCTTTGCTATCGAAATCTCGTTTTCTGTTTATGGCGGCGAGTCCTGAGCGATTTAGTGAGCAGGTGATCGCAGAAATGCGTGGTGTGTCCGACGAGGCTGGCCGATCGCCATTTTGGGAAAGCTTGGGGCGCCATTTTTTCAAAATGGATTTTGCCCGCGCCGATTTCTTGTCCTACATCGGCAGCAAATCATTTATTGCCGAATTAATGCCCAAATACCCGATTTATACCTGTTTTTTATCCGATGAAGCGCAAGCCGCCATCGGTCATGTGCATCCCGCGACGATGCCTGCCCGGGCCATGCTTGAATCAGAAGGCTTTCGCTATCAGGGCTTTATCGACATTTTTGACGCAGGCCCAAGTCTTGAGTGTCCACGCGACAATATTCGTGCGATCCGCGATAGCCGCATCTACCAAAGTTTGGCGGTGGCTCAAGAGCCTAAAAATGGCGCTGCTTGGCTTGTGAGTAATGGGAATGTGGCCAATTTTCGCGCCACGATTGCCTATACCCGCCCGCTTGAAGATAGCTTGCCGCTCACGGTTGATGTTTTGCAACGATTAAATCTTGAAGATGGTGCGAATGTTCGCGCTGTCCTACTTTCTGCGAAGGGGTAAGCAATGAATTTGATTCACGGTCAATGGCAAGCTGGATTAGGCGCGACTTTTTGCTCCAAAAACCCCGTTACTCAAGCGGTCGTGTGGGAAGGGCAAAGTGCTGCTGCGCAGGATGTAGATGCTGCGATTTTGAGTGCGCGTTCAGCATTTCAGGCTTGGCGTGATTTGGAATTTGCCGCTCGCGTGGCCATCATCCGCAATTTTGGTGAGTTATTAAAAGCCAATCAAGCCGATTTGGCTGCAACGATCGGGGTGGAAACGGGCAAGCCGCGTTGGGAAGCGCTGACTGAAGTCACCACCATGATCAATAAGATCGACATTTCGATCAAAAGTTATGAAGAACGCACTGGCACGAAAGAAGCGGCGCAAGGCGATGCCATGGCCGTATTACGTCATCGCCCACATGGCGTCGTCGCCGTTTTTGGCCCATACAATTTCCCTGGCCATTTACCGAATGGTCATATTGTGCCAGCGCTGTTGGCAGGTAATTGTGTCGTGTTCAAGCCTTCAGAATTGGCACCGATGACGGCGCACAAAACTGCCGAGCTCTGGTTGGCTGCTGGCTTACCGGCGGGCGTGCTTAACGTGGTGCAAGGCGCGCGTGAGACGGGCATTGCATTGGCCAGCCACCCCCAAATCGATGGTTTGTATTTCACGGGCAGCGCTGGGACTGGTTATGCATTGCACCAGCAGTTTGCGGGTCAGCCAGATAAAATTCTCGCCCTTGAAATGGGGGGGAATAACCCTTTGCTGGTCGAAGAAGTCAGTGACATTAAGGCGGCCTTGCATCATGTGATTCAATCCGCCTTTATTTCTGCAGGGCAACGCTGTACTTGCTCACGGCGCTTGCTCGTGCCTAAAGGCGAGTGGGGCGATGCATTTTTAGCGCGGCTCGCCATCGCTGCCTCGGCATTGCAAGTGGGGGCTTGGGATGCTGAACCGCAACCATTTATGGGCGCCGTGGTGTCGGTCGCTGCGGCGCAAGGCCTGTTAGCTGCGCAGTCACGATTAATCGCTGCGGGTGCGACTAGTTTGCTGGAAATGAAAAATGTTCTCGCAGATACGGCCTTGCTGTCAGCAGGGATTTTGGATGTGACTGCGGTGACTGACTTGCCCGATGAAGAGTATTTCGGACCACTGTTGCAAGTACAGCGCTATGACTCATTTGACGAAGCAATGCGTTTAGCCAATGCCACTCGTTTTGGTTTAGCTGCGGGCATTTTAAGCGATAAGCGTGAGCAGTATGAACGCTTCTGGCGCGATTCGCGCGCAGGGATCGTGAACTGGAATAAACCACTCACCGGAGCCTCGAGTGCCGCACCTTTTGGTGGCGTAGGTGCATCGGGTAATCATCGCGCGAGCGCATATTATGCCGCCGATTATTGTGCCTACCCCGTGGCCTCCATCGAAGCCGAGCAGTTGAGCTGCCCAAGTCAATTATCACCAGGGATGACGTTGTAATGAGCCAAATGCACAATCCACACGGCCTAGAAGCCAATTTTGATGGTTTGGTGGGGCCAACCCATCATTATGGCGGCCATTCATTTGGCAATGTCGCCTCGACCGGGAATGCCAAATTAGTGGCTAATCCGCGCGAAGCTGCATTGCAGGGCTTGGCCAAAATGAAAGCGCTGGCGGATATGGGCTATGCGCAAGGCGTGTTGCCACCCCAAGAGCGCCCCGCCACATGGTTGATGCGTGAGTTGGGGTATACGGGTAGCGACAAAGAAATAATTGCCGCTGTTGGCAATACGCACCCTGGGTATTTGTCGGCAATGTGCTCTGCTTCATCGATGTGGACAGCCAATGCGGCCACCGTGAGCCCATCTGGTGACACGAGCGATGGTCGGGTGCATTTTTCGGTCGCTAACTTACAGAATAAGTTTCATCGAGCCATCGAGCATCGCCAAACTGAGCGTACGCTAAAAGCAATTTTCAGTAATGAACAGCATTTTAGCGTGCATTCAGCGTTGCCAATGATGGCGGCCTTTGGCGACGAGGGTGCCGCCAATCACACCCGATTCTGTCGTCATTATGCCGAGCAAGGGGTCGAGTTCTTCGTGTACGGTCGCCAGCATTGGGGTGGACAGGTCGAGCCGCAACGATTTCCAGCACGCCATACGCTCGAGGCGAGCCAAGCCGTTGCGCGCCGCCATGGACTGCGTGCGAGCCACACAGTATATGCCCAGCAAAATCCAGCCGTGATTGATGCCGGCGTGTTTCATAATGATGTGATTGCGGTAGGTAATCAAAATGTACTGTTTTGTCATGAACAGGCATTTTTGAATGCTCAGTATGTATACGCCGATTTACAGGGCAAGCTGGGCGCTGATTTCGAGTTAATCGAAGTGCCCAGCTCCGCTGTGAGTGTGGCCGATGCGGTGAAATCGTATTTATTCAATAGCCAATTATTGGCCAAAGAGAATGGCAAGCAGCGCTTGCTCGTGCCGGAGGAATGTCGCAATACGCCGACGGTGTGGGCTTATTTGCAGCAATTATTAAGTGAAGGGCGTGGCATTGATGAGCTGCTGGTGTTCGATTTGAAGCAAAGTATGCAAAACGGAGGTGGGCCTGCATGCTTGCGGCTGCGAGTTGCGCTTTCTGCTCAGGAGGCGGCGGCAGTGAATCCTGCCGTGTGGATGAATAATGGATTGTTTGAGCGTTTAACGGATTGGGTTAAACGTCATTATCGTGATCGTTTACAAGAGACTGATTTGCTAGACCCACATTTGGTCGATGAAGTACGCACCGCACTAGATGAGCTTACGCATATCCTGCATTTAGGCGCAATTTATCCATTCCAGCGGCATGGTAGTGACTTGTAATGTAATTGAGGGTGTCAATGGATGCCTCAAAGACGTTGCAATTATGCGTAAGGCAAACTGAGTTGTAAGTTTTGCGGTTTATTAAAGTTGGAAGGCTGCTAAACTACGGTTCACCAATTTGCGCCTGCAATTTGCGGCAGGATTAGCATTAAAACGAGGTTGTAATATGTCGGATACCACTTTTTTACAAAAAACGCTCGCTGGCGAAACAGCTATGGGCTTGCCTTATTGTTTGTCCCATGGCACCGCCGTGCAGGTCTTGGATGAAGGTGTGATTCGCTTTGAGCCGAGTGATGCCACGCAAAGCGTGCTCGATTTAGTGATCTCATGCGGTATTCATGGCAATGAAACAGCGCCCGTTGAGTTGGTCGAGCAATTGATTGAGCGGATTTTTGCACATCAATTGCGGGTGAAATCACGCGTCTTATTTATTTTTGGTAATGTTGCTGCATTACGGATGGGGCAGCGTTTTGTCGAAGAGGATATGAATCGGCTATTTAATCGCAGCCCAGAGGTTGACGATGGCATGGAAAAACGACGTGCCATGATGTTGGAAATGCATGTTGGCCGCTTTTTTTCTTCTAGCGACGCGCAGTGTAAGCCACGTTTTCATTATGATCTTCATACTGCGATTCATGGCTCATTGATTGAGAAGTTTGCGATTTACCCTTTGCCCAAACCGGGTTGCTCGTTTAGTGCAACTGAAATCGCGCGCTTGAGTTTGGCGGGGGTTGATACTGTTTTATTGCAATCGACTCAGTCGAGTACGTTTTCATTTTCATCCAATCATCGCTACGATGCGCAGGCCTTTACGATCGAGTTGGGTAGTGCGCGACCTTTTGGGCAAAACCAGTCGATTGATCTGAGTAAGATGGATGCTTATTTAAGCGCCTTGATTCAGGGCGAATTACCTGTGCCCGAGTTGGTTCCGCCGCAAGTGCAGATTTTCCGCGTGTCACGAGAAATCCCCAAAACATCGCATGACTTCAAGTTTGCCATTGATGGTAAAACCGATAACTTTACCCCTTTAGCGAAGGGACTTACGCTTGCCGTAGATGCGGGTGTTCCGTTTGTAATTACCGAGGATGATGCGCGGATTATCTTTCCCAATCCAGAAGTTCCCCCCGGACAACGAGCCGGTTTGGTCATTGTGCCCGCGCGTGATTTTCTTGCCCAAGTTTAATTTGGGCGAACATAATAAAAAAGCCTAAGCGATTGCTTAGGCTTTTTTATTGGCTACAGCCGACTCACTTCTTTTTTGTGCTTGTTGCGGCAGTCGGTTTTTTGCTACTTGATTTTGCCACAGGCTTTTTATTGCTGCTCGATTTTGCCGTGCTGCGCGTTGAAGACTTGGCGGTTGCTGTTTTAGCGGGCTTACTCGACGTGGCCGTTTTACTGCTATTTGCAGGTTTTTTGCCACTGCTAGGTTTGGCCTGATCTTGATTTGCCGGCGCAGTGTTGCATTGCAGTACCGTTTTTCTCTTTTTGCCTTTGCCTGTTGTGACTTTCTTGCATTGGCGCGCAGATGCCTGCGGCGCGTCATTGCTTGATTTTGCTGCCGTGGCTGAGCGAGCATTATTGTTGGTGGCAGCAAGCATCGCATTTACATTCAGCCCTTGGCCACCGCCCTCGGCGATCCGGCGAGCACCATTAAAGCGATTTTGCCAATAGCTTTGATTCATATTGGCTACTTCAACGCTGCGCCCGGCACGTGGCGAGTGAATAAAGCGGTTGTCACCGAGGTAGATGCCGACGTGCGAGAATGTGCGGCCTAGTGTATTAAAAAATACGAGGTCGCCCGGTTTTAATTCAGTTTTATCGATGTTTTGCCCCGTTTGTGCCATGCCAAAGGCTGTGCGCGGTAGCGTAATATTCATCGAGTTCTGGAAAACGTATTTGATAAAGCCAGAACAGTCTAGCCCCGACTCAGGCGAGTTTCCGCCCCAAGTGTACTTTACGCCAATCAAACTCATCGCTGAGAGTAGCAAATCCTGCGCAGGCGCGTAGTCTGTGCCTTTAGGCATCGTTGCAGTGGATTTGCTTTTTGCTCGGGATTTGGGTGTAGCGGTACTGGTGTCGGCATTTGACGAGCCCCAGCCGCCTTGGATGGAGGGCGTGGTGTCGCCAAGCGGCATGTCTTCGTCTGCTAGGGCAAAAGGCGCTGAACAGCTCAGTAGTGTGGCAAGAATGATGATCCATTTCATGGGCAGGAACTTTACGGGTGTAGAAAACGGCTGTAAAGCCTAAAATTCAGATAATTGGCTAAATAGGCCCAAATGGACAGACTCGATGTTAAAAGAAACGTTCACCGTGATGCGCGACTTACCGCGCGTACGCGAGATTATTGCAATTTTAATGCGTCATGGCTTGGGTAATTTGGTACAAAGATTGGGCTTGGCGAAGGGCGTTGAACGTGCTGGAGACCTATTACATTGGCCCGGTGACCATGAAGTGGAATTGCTTGAACCGCCAGTGCGTGTGCGTCGTGCTCTGGAGGAGTTAGGGCCCACATTTATTAAGCTTGGCCAGGTTCTGGCCACGCGGGTCGATATGTTTCCGCCGGAGTGGATTTCTGAATTTGAGAAATTGCAAAGCGATGTACCACCACTGCCATTTTCTGACCTAGAGCCTATTTTATTGGCGGCACTTGGGCGTGATCCGCATGAAGTGTTTGTCGAGCTAGACCCCAAACCCATTGGGTCAGCTTCAATTGCGCAGGTGCATCGTGCCAAACTGCAAGATGGTACTGAGGTCGTACTCAAAATTCGCCGCCCGAATATTATTCCGAAAATAGAAGCCGATTTACGCATTTTGCGCCATATCGCGGGTTTGGCGATGTTTGAATTCCCCGATTTGCGCCGTTATCAGCCGGTACGAATGGTCGATGAATTCGCTAAATCCTTGCACCGTGAACTCAATTTATCTATTGAAGCTAGAAATCTGGAGCGCTTTGTTACCAACTTTAATGGGCATGACGAGATTGTTATCCCGAAAATTTGGTGGGAATGGACTTCTGACATATTGATTGTTCAGGACTATATCGCGGGTGTGGCAGGGAATGATTTAGCGGCATTGGATAATGCGGGTCTGGATCGCAAAGTGTTAGCCGCACGCGGGGCTGATGCAGTATTGAAGATGGTGTTAATTGATGGCTATTTTCATGCCGATCCCCATCCAGGTAATGTGAAATACCTAGAGGGCAATCGCGTTGCGTTTCTTGATTTTGGCATGGTGGGCCGCTTGCCGCATCCGCGGCGTGATCACATCGTTGATTTGCTCGCCGCTTTAGCGCAAAGAGATGAACACGGTATTTTGAATGTCTTGCTCGAATGGACCGGGGAAACGGTGGTCGATGAGGATAAGCTCTCTGCCGATATAGCCGATTTTATGTTCAATTATGAGAATTTATCCCTCAAAGATATTCAGTTTGGGCATTTGTTGAATGATGTCGCCATGATTATGCGCGAGCATGAAATTACCTTGCCTGCAGATCTGACTTTGCTATTTAAAGCCCTGATTACGCTGGAAGGTTTAGGTCGCCAACTAGATCCCGAATTTCAAATGGTTCCGCATCTAACGCCGTTTGTAAAAGAAGTCATTCTGGCTCGCTATAATCCCAAAACCGTTTTGAAGCGGGGCAGGGAAAATTTGTTTGAAGCATTCTCTGTTATTTCAGGGTTGCCACGTGATATTGGTAAGCTGATCAAGCAAGCGCGGCGAGGCAATTTGCGGATTGATTTGGATTTAAAGCGACTAGATCAATTTGGCTATCAACTAGCAAAGAGTGCCAACCGTTTAACGATGGGTATAGTGACGGGCGCGCTGATTATTGGCTCATCCATCGCAATGACCATCAAAGTGGGGCCTACGATTTTTGGCATGCCTTTGTTGGGCTTTTTGGGCTTTGTCGTTGCCTTGTTGAATGCAATTTGGCTGATGTTTGCTATTTGGATTTCAAGTAAAGAAGAACGTTAATTTTTGTGAGCAAGTAATTGCAGCCAGGCCTGAAGTTTCTTGTCGAAACTGAGGGTATGGGCTGGGCTAGTTGATGGTGCAATGCTTTGCTTGATATACCCCGGGATTAGTTTGCTGCCGTGTTTGGCCGCAGTTTGCCCATTAAAAATAATGTGGCTTAAATTTGGCAAGGAAAAAATCAGTTCGGATAATGCGTTCGGGTTGATATGAGCCAATGCCGAATCGAGGCTGCCAGGCCGAATGGCACTCTGTACCACATCCCATAGTGCGATCTGATGAGCGAGTAAAATGGGGTAGCGTTCTTCAAAGGGTAGGGCATTCAGGTCGGTGCACGTCGCCTGGCTCATGATGCCCCAGAACGCATTTCGCGGGTGCGCGTAATAATGCCCCTGTACCAGCGACGCATCCCCCGGCAAACTGCCCAAAATCAGTATCGTGCAATCGGTGTTGGCAACCGGCTCAAATGACGTTTTGAACCTTGCTGAGTTGGTTTCTGTCGCAATCAAAATATAGGCATTAGTTTGAGGCGGATAAAAAAAGAATTAATGAAGCATTGCTGCGCCATCAAAACCCAGTCGCAAATTACCCCAGTGACGGCCATCGATGAAAATCGGCAAATCAAGCTCAGTCATGATCTCACCGGTATCACGAACATAGTTTTGCAGTAGGAAACGCTCGGTATTTTGCGCGGCACGTAGGCCGGCTGGGTCATTGAAAATGCGCTCGTTGCGGCTGTTGATTAAATCAACAGCTCGCTCCCCCGTCATTGCTTTTGAATACCAACTATTGTGCGTTGGGCCGTAACCTTTGTTATCGACGGCTAAAGAAAACTTGCCTCCAATTGCAGTTTTTGCCAGTTGATCGTACAAGGGCTGGATTTCCGCTTCAAATAACTTGTTATAATTGGTTTTGTATTTCTGCGGTTGAGTGTTCGGTATCGCTTGATAGTTTTGATCAAATACATTGATGCCGCGATCATGCATGGCTTTGATCTTGCTGGCCACTTGATCTCTAAAGTCAGCACACAACGCAATTGTTGCATCTAGTGGACCATGACCAATAACAAAGCGGCCGACCATGGCTTGAACTTCTTCTGTGGCTTTGGCAACATCTTTAGACGATTCAGCAGAGCGGAGCATTTTTTCATTCACGCTGAGAGATAGCTGGTGAATTTCTGAGACATTGGAATTAACAATGTTATTTGCAGCGGTAAATTCTTCCAGCGTGTTGGCAATGCCACTTAATGCCGCAGCGGTATTTTCGAAGTCGCCAACCAGATGTGAAAATTGAGCTGCAGTCTTTTCTACGACATCACGCGTTTTATTGGCATCTTGGGTAATCAACTGGGTTTCATTCAAAGTTTCAGAAACCTGAGTCAGCATGTTATCGATATCGCTGGAAATTTCATCGGTCGCAACGCCCACTTTTTCCGCTAGTTTGCGGACTTCATCAGCCACAATAGCAAATCCACGACCGTGTTCCCCCGCTCGAGCGGCTTCGATGGCAGCATTTAAGGCCAGTAGGTTGGTTTGACCCGCAATTTCCTTAATTAAATCGACGATGGTTTTAATGCTGGCAGAGCGCTTGTTGAGCCCGTCAACGGTATGATTAAAGTTGGAAATTTTTCCATTAATGGCGTTGATGCGCTCGACCACATCCTGCAGTTCAGCATAAGACGCATGTGCCATCTCCAGATTGTTTGACGTCGTTTGGGAAATGTCGCCAGTTTGCCGAGAGACATTATTAATTCCAATGGTCGTACTATTACTGGCATTAACCACTTTTTGTGCCAGCAAGTCTTGCTGCTCGCTGGCTTGAGCTGATTCACGGATATGTTTTTGTGATTTAGCGGCTTCCAAAGCCATGCCTATTGTCATGGTTTGGACATTGGCAATGATTTCACGCTGCTTGTTTAGAAAACGATTGCAGGTG includes:
- a CDS encoding C40 family peptidase, with the translated sequence MRPIPAKPSLSKIEVDGDAREVVMVALGLLDTGYQFGGNNPEAGLDCSGLVKYVYKNALQVDLPRTAAEMAQVARPVDSSKLQAGDLVFFNTLGHSFSHVGIYLGDGQFIHAPSSKGKVRIESLSNSYFSARFEGGRSLMANQ
- the astA gene encoding arginine N-succinyltransferase — its product is MLIRPTQLSDLDAILALASSAGVGVTTLQANPERFIKRIQASIDSLNGLPELGQASYLFALEDDETGQLAGICGIESAVGLDDTWYNYRVGLSVHASRELDIYKQLPTLFLTSDLTGASELCTLFLAPEYRKDGNGALLSKSRFLFMAASPERFSEQVIAEMRGVSDEAGRSPFWESLGRHFFKMDFARADFLSYIGSKSFIAELMPKYPIYTCFLSDEAQAAIGHVHPATMPARAMLESEGFRYQGFIDIFDAGPSLECPRDNIRAIRDSRIYQSLAVAQEPKNGAAWLVSNGNVANFRATIAYTRPLEDSLPLTVDVLQRLNLEDGANVRAVLLSAKG
- the astD gene encoding succinylglutamate-semialdehyde dehydrogenase, with translation MNLIHGQWQAGLGATFCSKNPVTQAVVWEGQSAAAQDVDAAILSARSAFQAWRDLEFAARVAIIRNFGELLKANQADLAATIGVETGKPRWEALTEVTTMINKIDISIKSYEERTGTKEAAQGDAMAVLRHRPHGVVAVFGPYNFPGHLPNGHIVPALLAGNCVVFKPSELAPMTAHKTAELWLAAGLPAGVLNVVQGARETGIALASHPQIDGLYFTGSAGTGYALHQQFAGQPDKILALEMGGNNPLLVEEVSDIKAALHHVIQSAFISAGQRCTCSRRLLVPKGEWGDAFLARLAIAASALQVGAWDAEPQPFMGAVVSVAAAQGLLAAQSRLIAAGATSLLEMKNVLADTALLSAGILDVTAVTDLPDEEYFGPLLQVQRYDSFDEAMRLANATRFGLAAGILSDKREQYERFWRDSRAGIVNWNKPLTGASSAAPFGGVGASGNHRASAYYAADYCAYPVASIEAEQLSCPSQLSPGMTL
- the astB gene encoding N-succinylarginine dihydrolase → MSQMHNPHGLEANFDGLVGPTHHYGGHSFGNVASTGNAKLVANPREAALQGLAKMKALADMGYAQGVLPPQERPATWLMRELGYTGSDKEIIAAVGNTHPGYLSAMCSASSMWTANAATVSPSGDTSDGRVHFSVANLQNKFHRAIEHRQTERTLKAIFSNEQHFSVHSALPMMAAFGDEGAANHTRFCRHYAEQGVEFFVYGRQHWGGQVEPQRFPARHTLEASQAVARRHGLRASHTVYAQQNPAVIDAGVFHNDVIAVGNQNVLFCHEQAFLNAQYVYADLQGKLGADFELIEVPSSAVSVADAVKSYLFNSQLLAKENGKQRLLVPEECRNTPTVWAYLQQLLSEGRGIDELLVFDLKQSMQNGGGPACLRLRVALSAQEAAAVNPAVWMNNGLFERLTDWVKRHYRDRLQETDLLDPHLVDEVRTALDELTHILHLGAIYPFQRHGSDL
- the astE gene encoding succinylglutamate desuccinylase codes for the protein MSDTTFLQKTLAGETAMGLPYCLSHGTAVQVLDEGVIRFEPSDATQSVLDLVISCGIHGNETAPVELVEQLIERIFAHQLRVKSRVLFIFGNVAALRMGQRFVEEDMNRLFNRSPEVDDGMEKRRAMMLEMHVGRFFSSSDAQCKPRFHYDLHTAIHGSLIEKFAIYPLPKPGCSFSATEIARLSLAGVDTVLLQSTQSSTFSFSSNHRYDAQAFTIELGSARPFGQNQSIDLSKMDAYLSALIQGELPVPELVPPQVQIFRVSREIPKTSHDFKFAIDGKTDNFTPLAKGLTLAVDAGVPFVITEDDARIIFPNPEVPPGQRAGLVIVPARDFLAQV
- a CDS encoding C40 family peptidase, with the translated sequence MKWIIILATLLSCSAPFALADEDMPLGDTTPSIQGGWGSSNADTSTATPKSRAKSKSTATMPKGTDYAPAQDLLLSAMSLIGVKYTWGGNSPESGLDCSGFIKYVFQNSMNITLPRTAFGMAQTGQNIDKTELKPGDLVFFNTLGRTFSHVGIYLGDNRFIHSPRAGRSVEVANMNQSYWQNRFNGARRIAEGGGQGLNVNAMLAATNNNARSATAAKSSNDAPQASARQCKKVTTGKGKKRKTVLQCNTAPANQDQAKPSSGKKPANSSKTATSSKPAKTATAKSSTRSTAKSSSNKKPVAKSSSKKPTAATSTKKK
- a CDS encoding ABC1 kinase family protein, whose amino-acid sequence is MLKETFTVMRDLPRVREIIAILMRHGLGNLVQRLGLAKGVERAGDLLHWPGDHEVELLEPPVRVRRALEELGPTFIKLGQVLATRVDMFPPEWISEFEKLQSDVPPLPFSDLEPILLAALGRDPHEVFVELDPKPIGSASIAQVHRAKLQDGTEVVLKIRRPNIIPKIEADLRILRHIAGLAMFEFPDLRRYQPVRMVDEFAKSLHRELNLSIEARNLERFVTNFNGHDEIVIPKIWWEWTSDILIVQDYIAGVAGNDLAALDNAGLDRKVLAARGADAVLKMVLIDGYFHADPHPGNVKYLEGNRVAFLDFGMVGRLPHPRRDHIVDLLAALAQRDEHGILNVLLEWTGETVVDEDKLSADIADFMFNYENLSLKDIQFGHLLNDVAMIMREHEITLPADLTLLFKALITLEGLGRQLDPEFQMVPHLTPFVKEVILARYNPKTVLKRGRENLFEAFSVISGLPRDIGKLIKQARRGNLRIDLDLKRLDQFGYQLAKSANRLTMGIVTGALIIGSSIAMTIKVGPTIFGMPLLGFLGFVVALLNAIWLMFAIWISSKEER
- a CDS encoding DNA-deoxyinosine glycosylase; protein product: MIATETNSARFKTSFEPVANTDCTILILGSLPGDASLVQGHYYAHPRNAFWGIMSQATCTDLNALPFEERYPILLAHQIALWDVVQSAIRPGSLDSALAHINPNALSELIFSLPNLSHIIFNGQTAAKHGSKLIPGYIKQSIAPSTSPAHTLSFDKKLQAWLQLLAHKN
- a CDS encoding methyl-accepting chemotaxis protein, with protein sequence MAWLADFHRSFEQHFIPTLGRKFAFIALLSFFPLLMLLLVYGAQDSVLQISQSLANPERLKIQQVFSDLIFWAWFISALAIILAAIEITYFYFWITKPVIQINQVFADAADHDGDLSRNIPAPYSDEISQLAITCNRFLNKQREIIANVQTMTIGMALEAAKSQKHIRESAQASEQQDLLAQKVVNASNSTTIGINNVSRQTGDISQTTSNNLEMAHASYAELQDVVERINAINGKISNFNHTVDGLNKRSASIKTIVDLIKEIAGQTNLLALNAAIEAARAGEHGRGFAIVADEVRKLAEKVGVATDEISSDIDNMLTQVSETLNETQLITQDANKTRDVVEKTAAQFSHLVGDFENTAAALSGIANTLEEFTAANNIVNSNVSEIHQLSLSVNEKMLRSAESSKDVAKATEEVQAMVGRFVIGHGPLDATIALCADFRDQVASKIKAMHDRGINVFDQNYQAIPNTQPQKYKTNYNKLFEAEIQPLYDQLAKTAIGGKFSLAVDNKGYGPTHNSWYSKAMTGERAVDLINSRNERIFNDPAGLRAAQNTERFLLQNYVRDTGEIMTELDLPIFIDGRHWGNLRLGFDGAAMLH